A single region of the Hylaeus volcanicus isolate JK05 chromosome 5, UHH_iyHylVolc1.0_haploid, whole genome shotgun sequence genome encodes:
- the LOC128876368 gene encoding dual 3',5'-cyclic-AMP and -GMP phosphodiesterase 11 isoform X1, with translation MQLKKAMLKIFDQCLHLRSIEEPRMTAETAAPCVQGVQGVQNVMAGQGALQQVQDGKSSGGYYSSTSAMYDPEYARMEAWLDEHPDFVNDYFLRKVTRQTVDMWLVSHATPTSSSSSCVELSSPIHAGGGTSSSGRGGSGGSGATTPVRKISAHEFERGGLLKPIVNTIDGTPTFLSVTPGDSGQPGSQPVGSGNSGRPQRRSRHELRHLDEKDLIFELVKDICNELDVRSLCHKILQNVSTLLHADRGSLFLVQGERGGGCMPSSQNHDSTSNIPVSGFGPGKTENGNSEQRETGYYTRSRCLVSKLFDVCSRSTLLEMEKKDEIKIPWGTGIVGYVAESGEPVNIPDAYKDSRFNREIDALTGYRTRALLCMPIKDCNGDVIGVAQVINKLGGEGQFTTQDEKVFAGYLQFCGIGLRNAQLYEKSQLEVKRNQVLLDLARMIFEEQSTIEHMVLRILTHTQSLIQCLRVQVLLVHKASKGSFSRVFDFEANDLAGEELDSRTSPFESRFPINVGITGYVATTGETVNIPNAYEDPRFDPSVDDGTGFRHRTILCMPIKNSSGQIIGVIQLINKFDDLAFTKNDENFVEAFAIFCGMGIHNTHMYEKAVIAMAKQSVTLEVLSYHASASLEDAQRLRGLRVPSSAHFQLHDFKFDDIHMEDDETLTACLRMFLDLDFVERFHIDYDVLCRWLLSVKKNYRNVTYHNWRHAFNVAQMMFAILTATQWWKIFGEIECLALIIACLCHDLDHRGTNNSFQIKASSPLAQLYSTSTMEHHHFDQCLMILSSQGNQILSNLSPEEYSRVVKVLEEAILSTDLAVYFRKRGAFLSLARGGSYNWAYSDHRELLRGMLMTVCDLAAITKPWDVEKRVAELVSSEFFEQGDIERRTLNITPIDIMNREKEDQLPMMQVGFIDSICLPIYEAFALLSDKLEPLVDGVRKNKQHWLEIAEFKCKTENCTNHDRMPSMSDNEETSEQADQ, from the exons GCCTGCACTTGCGGAGCATCGAGGAGCCGAGGATGACGGCGGAGACGGCAGCTCCTTGTGTACAGGGGGTGCAAGGGGTGCAGAACGTAATGGCGGGACAAGGTGCACTGCAACAGGTGCAGGATGGGAAGTCCAGCGGCGGTTACTATTCCTCGACTTCGGCCATGTACGATCCGGAGTACGCTCGCATGGAGGCCTGGCTCGACGAACACCCTGATTTCGTCAACGACTACTTCCTCAG GAAAGTGACGAGACAGACCGTGGACATGTGGCTGGTGTCgcacgcgacgccgacgtcctCGTCGAGCAGCTGCGTGGAGCTGTCCAGCCCGATCCACGCGGGTGGTGGCACATCATCTTCAGGTCGAGGTGGCTCGGGTGGCTCCGGCGCCACGACGCCGGTTCGAAAAATTTCAGCCCACGAGTTTGAGCGCGGCGGTTTGCTGAAACCGATTGTCAACACCATCGACGGGACGCCAACCTTCCTGAGCGTCACGCCAGGTGATTCTGGCCAGCCTGGTAGTCAGCCTGTTGGCTCGGGGAATTCCGGCAGGCCTCAGAGGCGGTCCAGGCACGAGCTCAGGCACCTCGACGAGAAGGATCTCATCTTTGAATTG GTCAAGGATATCTGTAACGAGCTGGACGTGAGGTCCTTGTGCCACAAGATCCTGCAGAACGTGAGCACTCTGCTGCACGCGGACCGTGGTTCCTTGTTCCTTGTCCAAGGGGAGAGGGGCGGTGGTTGCATGCCCTCGTCGCAAAATCACGACTCCACCTCGAACATCCCTGTCAGCGGCTTTGGTCCAGGGAAAACTGAGAACGGGAACTCCGAGCAACGGGAGACGGGATACTATACTAGGAGCAGATGCTTGGTCTCGAAGCTGTTCGATGTGTGCTCGAGGTCGACTCTGCTCGAGATGGAGAAGAaggacgaaattaaaattccttgGGGTACGGGGATCGTTGGATACGTCGCCGAGAGCGGGGAACCTGTTAACATACCGGATGCTTACAAG GATTCGAGATTCAACCGTGAAATCGATGCGTTAACTGGGTACAGAACTCGAGCCCTCCTGTGCATGCCGATAAAGGACTGCAACGGTGATGTGATCGGGGTTGCGCAAGTGATTAACAAACTTGGCGGCGAAGGGCAGTTCACTACGCAGGACGAGAAAGTTTTCGCCGgatatttgcaattttgcgGAATCGGTTTGAGAAACGCGCAACTCTACGAGAAGAGCCAATTGGAGGTGAAAAGGAATCAG GTTCTTCTAGACCTGGCCAGGATGATCTTCGAAGAGCAGAGCACGATAGAGCACATGGTCCTAAGGATATTAACGCACACCCAGTCCCTGATACAGTGTCTTCGAGTACAG GTTCTCCTAGTTCACAAGGCGTCCAAGGGCAGTTTCTCGCGAGTGTTTGACTTCGAGGCGAACGACCTCGCTGGCGAGGAATTAGATTCTCGCACTAG TCCATTCGAGAGCAGATTCCCTATAAATGTCGGTATCACCGGTTACGTTGCTACCACTGGTGAG ACGGTGAATATACCGAACGCCTACGAGGATCCAAGATTCGACCCTTCGGTGGACGATGGTACCGGTTTCAGACATCGCACCATTCTCTGTATGCCCATCAAGAACTCGTCGGGTCAGATCATCGGCGTCATTCAACTGATCAACAAGTTCGATGACCTCGCGTTCACGAAGAACGACGAGAATTTCGTCGAGGCGTTTGCTATTTTCTGCGGCATGGGCATCCACAATACGCACAT GTACGAGAAAGCTGTGATAGCGATGGCCAAGCAAAGCGTCACATTAGAAGTGCTGAGTTACCACGCTTCCGCCTCGTTGGAGGACGCGCAAAGATTGAGG GGCTTAAGAGTGCCTTCTTCGGCGCATTTCCAGTTGCACGATTTCAAATTCGACGATATTCATATGGAGGACGACGAAACGTTGACTGCCTGTCTGAGAATGTTTCTGGATCTCGACTTCGTCGAACGTTTCCACATCGACTACGACGTTCTTTGTCGCTGGCTTCTCagcgtgaaaaaaaattacagaaacgtCACGTACCATAACTGGCGCCACGCGTTCAACGTAGCGCAAATGATGTTTGCCATTTTAACT GCCACGCAGTGGTGGAAGATCTTTGGGGAAATCGAGTGTCTAGCATTAATCATTGCCTGTTTGTGCCACGACTTGGATCATCGGGGCACGAACAATTCCTTCCAAATCAA AGCATCATCGCCCCTGGCACAGCTTTACTCGACTTCGACGATGGAGCATCATCATTTCGACCAGTGTCTTATGATTCTCAGCAGCCAAGGGAATCAAATTCTATCGAATTTATCACCTGAGGAATATTCCCGCGTGGTTAAGGTTCTCGAAGAGGCAATCCTTTCAACCGATTTGGCGGTTTACTTCAGGAAGAGGGGCGCTTTTCTTAGTTTAGCGCGAGGCGGTAGCTACAATTGGGCTTACAGCGATCATCGAGAACTGTTAAGAGGAATGTTAATGACAGTCTGTGATTTAGCCGCCATAACTAAACCCTGGGACGTCGAGAAGAGGGTGGCTGAATTAGTCAGCAGCGAATTCTTTGAACAAGGGGATATCGAAAGGCGGACACTCAATATTACCCCCATT GACATTATGAACCGAGAGAAGGAGGATCAGCTGCCCATGATGCAAGTTGGCTTCATCGATTCAATCTGTCTTCCCATTTACGAG GCATTCGCTTTACTGTCGGATAAATTGGAACCACTGGTCGATGGCGTCAGAAAGAATAAACAGCATTGGCTGGAGATCGCGGAGTTCAAGTGTAAGACAGAGAATTGCACGAACCACGACAGGATGCCGTCGATGTCCGACAACGAGGAAACCAGCGAGCAGGCGGACCAATAG
- the LOC128876368 gene encoding dual 3',5'-cyclic-AMP and -GMP phosphodiesterase 11 isoform X2, with amino-acid sequence MTAETAAPCVQGVQGVQNVMAGQGALQQVQDGKSSGGYYSSTSAMYDPEYARMEAWLDEHPDFVNDYFLRKVTRQTVDMWLVSHATPTSSSSSCVELSSPIHAGGGTSSSGRGGSGGSGATTPVRKISAHEFERGGLLKPIVNTIDGTPTFLSVTPGDSGQPGSQPVGSGNSGRPQRRSRHELRHLDEKDLIFELVKDICNELDVRSLCHKILQNVSTLLHADRGSLFLVQGERGGGCMPSSQNHDSTSNIPVSGFGPGKTENGNSEQRETGYYTRSRCLVSKLFDVCSRSTLLEMEKKDEIKIPWGTGIVGYVAESGEPVNIPDAYKDSRFNREIDALTGYRTRALLCMPIKDCNGDVIGVAQVINKLGGEGQFTTQDEKVFAGYLQFCGIGLRNAQLYEKSQLEVKRNQVLLDLARMIFEEQSTIEHMVLRILTHTQSLIQCLRVQVLLVHKASKGSFSRVFDFEANDLAGEELDSRTSPFESRFPINVGITGYVATTGETVNIPNAYEDPRFDPSVDDGTGFRHRTILCMPIKNSSGQIIGVIQLINKFDDLAFTKNDENFVEAFAIFCGMGIHNTHMYEKAVIAMAKQSVTLEVLSYHASASLEDAQRLRGLRVPSSAHFQLHDFKFDDIHMEDDETLTACLRMFLDLDFVERFHIDYDVLCRWLLSVKKNYRNVTYHNWRHAFNVAQMMFAILTATQWWKIFGEIECLALIIACLCHDLDHRGTNNSFQIKASSPLAQLYSTSTMEHHHFDQCLMILSSQGNQILSNLSPEEYSRVVKVLEEAILSTDLAVYFRKRGAFLSLARGGSYNWAYSDHRELLRGMLMTVCDLAAITKPWDVEKRVAELVSSEFFEQGDIERRTLNITPIDIMNREKEDQLPMMQVGFIDSICLPIYEAFALLSDKLEPLVDGVRKNKQHWLEIAEFKCKTENCTNHDRMPSMSDNEETSEQADQ; translated from the exons ATGACGGCGGAGACGGCAGCTCCTTGTGTACAGGGGGTGCAAGGGGTGCAGAACGTAATGGCGGGACAAGGTGCACTGCAACAGGTGCAGGATGGGAAGTCCAGCGGCGGTTACTATTCCTCGACTTCGGCCATGTACGATCCGGAGTACGCTCGCATGGAGGCCTGGCTCGACGAACACCCTGATTTCGTCAACGACTACTTCCTCAG GAAAGTGACGAGACAGACCGTGGACATGTGGCTGGTGTCgcacgcgacgccgacgtcctCGTCGAGCAGCTGCGTGGAGCTGTCCAGCCCGATCCACGCGGGTGGTGGCACATCATCTTCAGGTCGAGGTGGCTCGGGTGGCTCCGGCGCCACGACGCCGGTTCGAAAAATTTCAGCCCACGAGTTTGAGCGCGGCGGTTTGCTGAAACCGATTGTCAACACCATCGACGGGACGCCAACCTTCCTGAGCGTCACGCCAGGTGATTCTGGCCAGCCTGGTAGTCAGCCTGTTGGCTCGGGGAATTCCGGCAGGCCTCAGAGGCGGTCCAGGCACGAGCTCAGGCACCTCGACGAGAAGGATCTCATCTTTGAATTG GTCAAGGATATCTGTAACGAGCTGGACGTGAGGTCCTTGTGCCACAAGATCCTGCAGAACGTGAGCACTCTGCTGCACGCGGACCGTGGTTCCTTGTTCCTTGTCCAAGGGGAGAGGGGCGGTGGTTGCATGCCCTCGTCGCAAAATCACGACTCCACCTCGAACATCCCTGTCAGCGGCTTTGGTCCAGGGAAAACTGAGAACGGGAACTCCGAGCAACGGGAGACGGGATACTATACTAGGAGCAGATGCTTGGTCTCGAAGCTGTTCGATGTGTGCTCGAGGTCGACTCTGCTCGAGATGGAGAAGAaggacgaaattaaaattccttgGGGTACGGGGATCGTTGGATACGTCGCCGAGAGCGGGGAACCTGTTAACATACCGGATGCTTACAAG GATTCGAGATTCAACCGTGAAATCGATGCGTTAACTGGGTACAGAACTCGAGCCCTCCTGTGCATGCCGATAAAGGACTGCAACGGTGATGTGATCGGGGTTGCGCAAGTGATTAACAAACTTGGCGGCGAAGGGCAGTTCACTACGCAGGACGAGAAAGTTTTCGCCGgatatttgcaattttgcgGAATCGGTTTGAGAAACGCGCAACTCTACGAGAAGAGCCAATTGGAGGTGAAAAGGAATCAG GTTCTTCTAGACCTGGCCAGGATGATCTTCGAAGAGCAGAGCACGATAGAGCACATGGTCCTAAGGATATTAACGCACACCCAGTCCCTGATACAGTGTCTTCGAGTACAG GTTCTCCTAGTTCACAAGGCGTCCAAGGGCAGTTTCTCGCGAGTGTTTGACTTCGAGGCGAACGACCTCGCTGGCGAGGAATTAGATTCTCGCACTAG TCCATTCGAGAGCAGATTCCCTATAAATGTCGGTATCACCGGTTACGTTGCTACCACTGGTGAG ACGGTGAATATACCGAACGCCTACGAGGATCCAAGATTCGACCCTTCGGTGGACGATGGTACCGGTTTCAGACATCGCACCATTCTCTGTATGCCCATCAAGAACTCGTCGGGTCAGATCATCGGCGTCATTCAACTGATCAACAAGTTCGATGACCTCGCGTTCACGAAGAACGACGAGAATTTCGTCGAGGCGTTTGCTATTTTCTGCGGCATGGGCATCCACAATACGCACAT GTACGAGAAAGCTGTGATAGCGATGGCCAAGCAAAGCGTCACATTAGAAGTGCTGAGTTACCACGCTTCCGCCTCGTTGGAGGACGCGCAAAGATTGAGG GGCTTAAGAGTGCCTTCTTCGGCGCATTTCCAGTTGCACGATTTCAAATTCGACGATATTCATATGGAGGACGACGAAACGTTGACTGCCTGTCTGAGAATGTTTCTGGATCTCGACTTCGTCGAACGTTTCCACATCGACTACGACGTTCTTTGTCGCTGGCTTCTCagcgtgaaaaaaaattacagaaacgtCACGTACCATAACTGGCGCCACGCGTTCAACGTAGCGCAAATGATGTTTGCCATTTTAACT GCCACGCAGTGGTGGAAGATCTTTGGGGAAATCGAGTGTCTAGCATTAATCATTGCCTGTTTGTGCCACGACTTGGATCATCGGGGCACGAACAATTCCTTCCAAATCAA AGCATCATCGCCCCTGGCACAGCTTTACTCGACTTCGACGATGGAGCATCATCATTTCGACCAGTGTCTTATGATTCTCAGCAGCCAAGGGAATCAAATTCTATCGAATTTATCACCTGAGGAATATTCCCGCGTGGTTAAGGTTCTCGAAGAGGCAATCCTTTCAACCGATTTGGCGGTTTACTTCAGGAAGAGGGGCGCTTTTCTTAGTTTAGCGCGAGGCGGTAGCTACAATTGGGCTTACAGCGATCATCGAGAACTGTTAAGAGGAATGTTAATGACAGTCTGTGATTTAGCCGCCATAACTAAACCCTGGGACGTCGAGAAGAGGGTGGCTGAATTAGTCAGCAGCGAATTCTTTGAACAAGGGGATATCGAAAGGCGGACACTCAATATTACCCCCATT GACATTATGAACCGAGAGAAGGAGGATCAGCTGCCCATGATGCAAGTTGGCTTCATCGATTCAATCTGTCTTCCCATTTACGAG GCATTCGCTTTACTGTCGGATAAATTGGAACCACTGGTCGATGGCGTCAGAAAGAATAAACAGCATTGGCTGGAGATCGCGGAGTTCAAGTGTAAGACAGAGAATTGCACGAACCACGACAGGATGCCGTCGATGTCCGACAACGAGGAAACCAGCGAGCAGGCGGACCAATAG